One Hyphomicrobium sp. CS1GBMeth3 DNA segment encodes these proteins:
- a CDS encoding SDR family oxidoreductase yields MRILVTGATGLIGSAILARLASDGHKTIALVHSDADRPLAASEVVALDFAQAEEGDWLGVVAHVDAVVNCVGVFQDSARDSTKAVHVDGATRLFSACARAGVRRVIHVSAMGVDSATPTVFSRTKRVGDEALMATSLDWVILRPSVVVGKAAYGGSALFRGLAALPVLPRLSNAGRLQVVQVEDLVETVVFMLSPEAPKRVTLEIGGPEALQLEEVVASYRRWFGWSAQSVLPVPDWMTALVSRAGDFAGWLGWRAPVRSTAQAEMARGATGDTQPWQTLTGIRPRSLTDALVATPVSVQERWFAQLYVLKPLVFGVLSLFWLGTGLISLGPGWEIGMGHMRAGGAEGMGPLAIITGGLADVAIGIGIAFRRTARIALYAGIGISLAYAFIGTLLLPGMWADPLGPMLKIWPIIVLMVVALAIRGDR; encoded by the coding sequence GTGCGCATTCTCGTGACAGGCGCGACCGGCCTCATCGGATCGGCCATTCTCGCGCGACTGGCCAGCGACGGTCACAAGACAATTGCCTTGGTGCACAGCGACGCGGACCGGCCGTTGGCGGCCAGCGAGGTCGTCGCGCTCGATTTCGCGCAGGCCGAGGAGGGGGATTGGCTGGGTGTCGTTGCCCACGTCGACGCCGTCGTCAATTGCGTGGGTGTCTTCCAGGACAGCGCACGGGATTCCACCAAGGCTGTGCACGTCGACGGTGCCACCCGGCTGTTCTCCGCGTGCGCGCGGGCCGGGGTCCGGCGCGTCATCCATGTGTCGGCGATGGGAGTAGACAGCGCGACGCCGACGGTATTCTCGCGTACCAAGCGCGTCGGCGACGAGGCGCTCATGGCGACATCGCTCGACTGGGTGATCCTGCGCCCGTCGGTTGTGGTCGGTAAGGCAGCTTACGGTGGCAGCGCGCTGTTCCGCGGCCTTGCGGCGTTGCCGGTCCTCCCGCGCCTTAGCAACGCCGGGCGATTGCAGGTCGTTCAGGTCGAGGATCTTGTCGAGACGGTCGTTTTCATGCTGTCGCCCGAGGCGCCGAAGCGGGTCACGCTCGAGATCGGAGGTCCGGAGGCACTCCAGCTCGAAGAGGTCGTCGCGTCCTACCGGCGCTGGTTCGGCTGGAGCGCGCAGTCGGTGTTGCCGGTGCCGGATTGGATGACGGCGCTCGTTTCTCGCGCTGGGGACTTCGCGGGTTGGCTTGGTTGGCGGGCGCCCGTCCGCAGCACGGCGCAGGCCGAGATGGCGCGGGGCGCCACCGGTGACACGCAGCCTTGGCAAACGCTAACCGGCATTCGGCCGCGTTCGCTTACCGACGCCTTGGTGGCGACGCCGGTGTCCGTGCAGGAGCGCTGGTTCGCGCAGCTCTATGTTCTGAAGCCGCTGGTGTTTGGCGTGCTGTCGCTGTTCTGGCTTGGAACGGGGCTCATCTCGCTGGGGCCTGGCTGGGAGATCGGCATGGGGCACATGCGGGCGGGCGGTGCGGAGGGTATGGGGCCGCTAGCCATCATCACAGGCGGGCTTGCAGATGTCGCGATTGGCATCGGCATCGCGTTCCGGCGCACGGCGCGGATCGCGCTCTATGCCGGGATCGGCATCTCCCTCGCCTATGCCTTCATCGGCACATTGCTTTTGCCGGGCATGTGGGCCGATCCGTTGGGGCCGATGCTCAAGATCTGGCCGATCATCGTGCTGATGGTCGTCGCACTCGCGATCCGCGGAGATCGCTGA
- a CDS encoding CBS domain-containing protein, which translates to MKVRDAMTNDVFVANPEHTIAHAAKVMADIDCGAIPVGENDRLVGMITDRDIAIRAVAEGKGPDTRVREVMSSDIKYCFDHEEIDNAARNMGDQQIRRLPVIDRNKRLVGILSLGDLALSRENGSANEALAGISRPGGAHSQSADSHAV; encoded by the coding sequence ATGAAAGTACGCGATGCGATGACGAACGACGTCTTTGTGGCAAATCCCGAGCATACGATCGCGCACGCCGCCAAGGTCATGGCGGACATCGACTGCGGCGCAATCCCCGTGGGAGAAAACGACCGTCTGGTCGGTATGATCACCGACCGGGACATCGCGATCCGCGCAGTTGCCGAAGGCAAAGGCCCCGACACGCGCGTGCGCGAGGTGATGTCCTCCGACATCAAATATTGCTTCGATCACGAGGAAATTGACAACGCGGCACGCAACATGGGCGATCAGCAGATCCGCCGCCTGCCGGTTATCGACCGCAACAAACGCCTCGTGGGCATCCTGTCGCTCGGTGACCTGGCACTTTCGAGAGAGAACGGCTCGGCCAACGAAGCCCTGGCCGGAATTTCGCGCCCGGGCGGCGCGCATTCACAGTCAGCCGACTCCCACGCCGTCTGA
- a CDS encoding DUF2269 domain-containing protein: MTTYLVLKYLHLMGAAVLLGTGAGIAFFMLLAHLTGQARTVADVARMVVTADFVFTATAVVVQPITGVLLAREVGYSLLEGWIVLSIILYLVTGAFWLPVVWMQMRMRDLAIAAADSGTPLPEAYHRLFWLWFAFGFPAFAAVLGIYWLMIARPQLF; encoded by the coding sequence ATGACCACCTATCTCGTGCTCAAGTACCTGCACCTGATGGGCGCGGCGGTGTTGCTTGGAACCGGCGCTGGCATTGCCTTCTTCATGCTGCTCGCGCATCTCACGGGGCAAGCCAGGACCGTCGCCGATGTGGCGCGGATGGTCGTCACGGCGGACTTCGTGTTCACGGCGACGGCCGTTGTGGTGCAGCCGATTACAGGCGTGCTGCTGGCGCGCGAGGTCGGCTACTCGCTTCTCGAGGGCTGGATCGTACTGTCCATCATCCTCTATCTCGTGACCGGTGCGTTCTGGTTGCCCGTGGTCTGGATGCAGATGCGCATGCGCGATCTCGCAATCGCTGCGGCGGACAGCGGCACTCCGCTCCCCGAGGCGTACCATCGCCTGTTCTGGCTCTGGTTTGCCTTCGGGTTTCCCGCGTTCGCGGCCGTGCTTGGCATCTATTGGCTCATGATAGCGCGTCCGCAACTCTTTTAG
- a CDS encoding type I secretion system permease/ATPase yields MTEHSAIQQAAPRTIGAIIDDTIARVSATLGRYSDALRGSALRKLTLNGTVASEVKTSTPTPARNPLAEWKHAAKRTFIIVGLFSGFVNILMMTMPIYLFQISDRVLTSHSFDTLLMLSGLALGLIGILSLLDIIRRQMLGRLSMKMEAILAGPVLASVIGSAPTGEGGNVQPLRNLHQVRGFLSSPTMLLLFDAPLAPLYFLVIFLIHPMLGTLCLVAGALLFAIALVNRSATAKPLASAGSHAAQADANADALARNAQVINAMGMMNESILHWGRTQAEALKAQLDGQERNVWISGSSKFVRLVTQILMLGVGAYLALNGQLTGGMMIAAAIIAGRALQPLEGMIEGWRSLIQARQAYGKVKATVEAIEAHKPRLKLPKPEGRLTVDKVLYLCAGSKEPVLNGISFELRPGETLAIVGPSGSGKSTLARILVGCLFPTAGKIRLDGTELRNWDRRQFGEFTGYLPQEVELFPGTIRENVCRMRSDLPDTDVLRAAKFANVHDMITHLTNGYETVLDRNGAPLSGGQKQRVALARAFFGDPALVVLDEPNSNLDAVGEQALAETMKRAKADGVTIVVITQRPALLNLVDKVLILRSGRMEAFGPPSEVLHRLVRASGATASGGSAGATPQPPHTAQTTHNPS; encoded by the coding sequence GTGACCGAGCATTCGGCAATTCAGCAGGCGGCACCTCGGACCATCGGCGCCATCATCGACGATACCATCGCGCGCGTCAGCGCCACGTTGGGTCGTTACTCTGACGCGTTGCGTGGATCCGCCTTGCGCAAGCTCACCCTCAACGGCACGGTCGCGTCAGAGGTCAAAACCTCCACGCCCACGCCGGCCCGCAATCCGCTGGCGGAGTGGAAGCACGCCGCCAAGCGGACATTCATCATCGTTGGGCTGTTCTCGGGCTTCGTCAACATCCTGATGATGACGATGCCGATCTACCTGTTCCAGATTTCCGACCGCGTTCTCACCAGCCACAGTTTCGATACGTTGCTGATGCTGTCGGGCCTCGCACTCGGCTTGATCGGCATTCTCTCGCTGCTCGACATCATCCGGCGCCAGATGCTGGGCCGTCTCTCCATGAAGATGGAGGCCATCCTCGCCGGCCCGGTGCTCGCCAGCGTCATTGGCAGCGCACCAACCGGCGAAGGTGGCAACGTGCAGCCACTACGCAACCTGCATCAGGTGCGCGGGTTCCTGTCCAGCCCGACGATGCTGCTGTTGTTCGACGCGCCGTTGGCGCCACTCTACTTCCTGGTGATTTTCCTCATCCATCCGATGCTCGGCACGCTCTGCCTTGTCGCCGGCGCCCTGCTGTTCGCCATCGCGCTGGTCAACCGCAGCGCGACAGCCAAGCCGCTCGCATCTGCAGGCTCCCACGCCGCACAGGCCGACGCCAACGCCGACGCGCTCGCCCGCAACGCCCAGGTCATCAACGCCATGGGCATGATGAACGAGAGCATCCTGCACTGGGGGCGCACGCAGGCCGAGGCGCTGAAAGCGCAGCTCGATGGTCAGGAGCGCAACGTCTGGATCAGCGGCAGCTCGAAGTTCGTGCGCCTCGTGACGCAGATCCTGATGCTCGGCGTCGGCGCCTATCTCGCGCTCAACGGCCAGCTGACGGGCGGAATGATGATCGCTGCGGCGATCATTGCCGGGCGCGCTCTGCAGCCCCTCGAGGGCATGATCGAAGGCTGGCGCAGCCTCATTCAGGCCCGTCAGGCCTATGGAAAGGTCAAGGCGACCGTCGAAGCGATCGAGGCGCACAAGCCGCGCCTCAAGTTGCCGAAGCCCGAAGGCCGTCTGACCGTCGACAAGGTTCTCTACCTCTGCGCCGGAAGCAAGGAGCCCGTGCTGAACGGCATCAGCTTTGAGCTGCGCCCCGGCGAGACGCTCGCCATCGTCGGCCCGTCCGGCTCCGGCAAATCGACGCTGGCGCGTATCCTGGTCGGTTGCTTGTTCCCAACCGCCGGCAAAATCCGTCTCGACGGCACCGAGCTGCGCAACTGGGATCGCCGCCAGTTCGGAGAGTTCACCGGCTACCTGCCGCAAGAGGTGGAACTGTTCCCGGGCACGATCCGCGAGAACGTGTGCCGCATGCGATCGGATCTTCCCGATACCGACGTCCTACGCGCCGCGAAGTTCGCCAACGTGCATGACATGATCACGCACCTGACGAATGGCTATGAGACCGTGCTCGACCGCAACGGCGCGCCGCTCTCGGGCGGCCAGAAGCAGCGCGTCGCTCTCGCCCGCGCCTTCTTCGGCGATCCGGCGCTCGTGGTCCTGGACGAGCCAAACTCCAATCTCGATGCCGTCGGCGAGCAGGCGCTTGCCGAAACGATGAAGCGTGCCAAGGCCGACGGGGTGACAATCGTCGTCATCACGCAACGCCCGGCGCTGCTCAATCTCGTCGACAAGGTTCTCATTCTGCGCAGCGGACGCATGGAAGCGTTCGGCCCGCCGAGCGAAGTGCTGCATCGCCTGGTCCGAGCCAGCGGCGCGACCGCTTCCGGCGGCAGTGCGGGAGCGACACCGCAACCGCCGCACACGGCGCAGACGACGCACAATCCTTCATGA
- a CDS encoding alpha/beta fold hydrolase → MTIAPAAALAPTKERPTAPPPRREDTLGTEAFRAIDRMREALTGQFSGGISPAALALAMFDWSIHLASAPGKRMELVDKAVRKATRLALHCSAACLQGHPAPCIEALPGDDRFRAQGWQKPPFSFLAQAFLLNQQWWHNVTHEVPGVMPHHEQVVAFMVRQMLDMMSPTNVPFVNPEVIEKTLQTGGANFLQGFQNWVEDVNRITTGQPPVGAETFIVGKDVAATPGKVVYRNHLIELIQYAPTTETVLAEPVLIVPAWIMKYYILDLSPHNSLVRYLVSQGRTVFCISWRNPEAEDRDLTMDDYRRMGVMAALDAVGAIVPERKIHATGYCLGGTLLSIAAAAMARAGDDRLSSLTLFAAQTDFTEPGELALFIDHSQLHFLDSMMWNRGYLSADQMAGAFQLLRSNDLIWSRLVRDYLLGERTQMIDLMAWNADSTRMPYRMHAEYLRRLYLGNELAAGLFMVDGRPAALQNIRVPIFAVGTERDHVAPWRSVYKIHQLADADVTFVLTSGGHNAGIVSEPGHKGRFFRVATKRADDVYLGPDEWMELVSPQNGSWWLEWTQWLADNSSVQRITPPGLGAREKGYPPVANAPGSYVLQR, encoded by the coding sequence ATGACCATCGCTCCAGCCGCAGCGCTCGCGCCTACCAAAGAGCGTCCCACGGCGCCTCCTCCGCGGCGCGAGGACACTCTTGGCACAGAGGCGTTTCGCGCCATCGATCGCATGCGCGAGGCGCTGACGGGGCAGTTTTCCGGCGGCATCTCACCGGCCGCGCTGGCGCTCGCCATGTTCGATTGGTCGATCCATCTCGCTTCCGCGCCGGGCAAGCGCATGGAGCTCGTCGACAAGGCGGTGCGCAAGGCGACGCGTCTTGCCCTGCATTGCTCCGCCGCATGCCTCCAGGGGCACCCCGCTCCCTGTATCGAGGCGCTGCCGGGCGATGATCGCTTCCGCGCCCAGGGCTGGCAGAAGCCGCCGTTCAGCTTTCTGGCGCAGGCCTTTTTGCTCAATCAGCAGTGGTGGCACAATGTGACCCACGAGGTGCCCGGCGTCATGCCCCATCACGAGCAGGTGGTGGCGTTCATGGTGCGGCAGATGCTGGACATGATGTCGCCGACCAATGTTCCCTTTGTGAATCCGGAAGTGATCGAAAAGACGCTGCAGACCGGCGGCGCGAACTTCCTTCAAGGGTTTCAGAATTGGGTCGAGGACGTGAACCGTATCACCACGGGCCAACCGCCGGTGGGTGCGGAGACGTTTATCGTCGGAAAGGACGTGGCGGCGACGCCCGGCAAGGTCGTATACCGCAATCATCTGATCGAGCTGATCCAGTACGCGCCAACCACGGAGACGGTGCTGGCCGAGCCAGTGCTGATCGTGCCGGCTTGGATCATGAAGTACTACATCCTCGATCTCTCGCCGCACAATTCGCTGGTGCGCTACTTGGTGAGCCAGGGGCGCACGGTGTTCTGCATCTCCTGGCGCAATCCCGAAGCCGAGGATCGCGATCTCACCATGGACGATTACCGTCGCATGGGCGTCATGGCGGCGCTCGATGCGGTCGGCGCCATCGTTCCCGAGCGCAAGATCCACGCAACGGGGTATTGCCTTGGCGGCACGCTGCTTTCGATCGCGGCCGCAGCCATGGCGCGCGCCGGCGATGACCGTTTGAGTTCGCTCACGCTGTTTGCGGCACAGACCGATTTCACCGAGCCGGGTGAGCTGGCTCTGTTCATCGATCACAGCCAGCTGCACTTCCTCGACAGCATGATGTGGAACCGCGGCTACCTCTCGGCCGACCAAATGGCCGGCGCGTTCCAGCTGCTACGCTCCAACGATCTCATCTGGTCGCGCCTCGTGCGCGATTACCTGCTGGGAGAGCGTACGCAAATGATCGATCTCATGGCCTGGAACGCCGACTCCACGCGCATGCCCTACCGCATGCACGCCGAGTATCTGAGGCGCCTCTACCTCGGCAACGAGCTGGCTGCCGGTCTCTTCATGGTGGATGGGCGCCCGGCAGCGCTGCAGAATATTCGCGTGCCGATCTTCGCCGTGGGAACCGAGCGGGACCATGTCGCGCCTTGGCGGTCCGTCTACAAAATCCACCAGCTCGCGGATGCCGATGTGACGTTCGTGCTCACGAGCGGTGGCCACAATGCGGGCATCGTCAGCGAGCCTGGTCACAAGGGCCGCTTTTTCCGCGTGGCGACGAAGAGGGCGGATGACGTTTATCTCGGTCCCGATGAGTGGATGGAATTGGTCTCGCCGCAAAATGGCTCGTGGTGGCTCGAGTGGACGCAGTGGCTGGCGGACAACTCGTCGGTGCAGCGCATCACGCCGCCTGGGCTTGGTGCGCGCGAGAAGGGCTATCCACCGGTGGCCAACGCGCCTGGGTCCTACGTTCTCCAGCGCTGA
- a CDS encoding HPF/RaiA family ribosome-associated protein: protein MQRPLQISYKNLDSSPTLDALIQERAAALERIHPRIVGCRVVVDVPHRGAESAKVPIGISVEVDVPNRGLIVGKDVQERREAKQDHMAAVNRAFEAVERQLERISGLQHNGDARRHASAGQSGMIVSLFPEQNYGFIEIDNSTELYFTRNAVVSGNFDDLEVGMMVQVTPATQEGPMGPQASSVRLAEKLRTPA from the coding sequence GTGCAAAGACCCCTGCAAATCTCCTACAAAAATCTCGACAGCTCGCCGACGCTCGATGCGCTGATCCAGGAACGGGCGGCGGCGCTCGAACGCATCCATCCGCGTATCGTCGGGTGCCGCGTGGTGGTGGACGTGCCGCATCGCGGTGCGGAGAGCGCCAAGGTGCCGATCGGCATCTCGGTCGAGGTGGACGTGCCGAACCGCGGTCTGATCGTCGGTAAGGACGTGCAGGAGCGGCGTGAGGCCAAGCAGGACCACATGGCGGCAGTTAACCGGGCCTTCGAGGCTGTCGAGCGTCAGCTCGAGCGCATCAGCGGTTTGCAGCACAATGGCGACGCGCGGCGTCACGCGTCCGCCGGCCAGAGCGGGATGATCGTCAGCCTGTTTCCGGAGCAGAACTACGGCTTTATCGAGATCGATAACTCCACGGAGCTCTACTTCACGCGCAACGCCGTGGTCAGCGGCAATTTCGACGACCTCGAGGTCGGCATGATGGTGCAGGTAACGCCGGCAACGCAGGAGGGGCCGATGGGCCCGCAGGCCAGCTCCGTGCGGCTCGCCGAGAAACTTCGGACCCCCGCATAG